The sequence TAATCATGAGGATTATGGTAATGGCGTTATTGATCGGACTGGGCACTTTCCTGATTTTCCGCTGGGCGGAAACAAGGATGAGTATTGAAGAGGCCCGGACGCTGGCCTTCTGCGCTATCGTCGCTTTCGAATGGTTGATGGCTTTCAGCGCCCGCTCTGATGAGCACACCGTTTTCCATCTGGGCGTTTTCCGTAACCGCGCCCTGGTCATATCTATCAGTGTCGCCGTGCTGCTGCAAATGGCGGTGGTCTATGTGCCCTTCCTGCAAGTGGCGTTCGATACCTTTCCGTTGACGCTGGGTGACTGGGTTATTGTGGTGCTGGCAGCCGGAGGGTTATTCGCGCTTGAGGAGGGGCGTAAAGCTTTCTTCCCGAAATTATATAGCTCAGGAAAATATAAACCGGTTGAGAGCGCTTAATTAAAGTTAAAGGTAAAATCATCAAGTTTGTCAGATAGAGGTAAGAAGAGGAAAGCCTGAAGGAACTCAGTTCCTTCAGGCTTTCTTAACGTGTTGAGGGAGCGACAGGGCTTACTACTTGGGGAGGGTTTGGGAATGAGCCAGGATATCAATGATATCCTGAATGCTCCATTGCTGCTCCACGCCAGAGGGCATGCCAGTTCCGGGCTGCCCGAAGCGCACCTTGTGTATGAACTCCCAGGGATTATCCAGGGCTATAGTACCTAAATACTCCGGATCTTCTGTACTTCCGAAGTTGAGCATCTTACCGTCTGCCCCGTGGCAAGCAACACAATTACTGTCATAAAGCTGTTTGCCCTTGGCAGCGTCGGCTGACTTGGGTGCTTTGGTAGTGTAGTCAATATACTGGGTCTCGTCTATCACCGCCCCTACCTTGAGGAAGGCAGCCAGGGCGGAAATCTGTCCGTCGTTAAGATAGGCGGAGAAATCATGGTTGGGGTTGGTTGAGCCTTTGAGTGCGCCTGCCAGATCAGCTTCCGTCTTGGTTGCGGCAGCAGCAGAAAC is a genomic window of Dehalococcoidales bacterium containing:
- a CDS encoding c-type cytochrome, translated to MKKWTILGVPMLLALAWLALACAPSEPSPPTTPTTPTTPTQPTTPAAPSPATLALGGKLYDNWIKTAQVETPEGNSPLWASQTTNTRTGRDTWRCKECHGWDYKGKDGAYSKGSHFTGFPGVSAAAATKTEADLAGALKGSTNPNHDFSAYLNDGQISALAAFLKVGAVIDETQYIDYTTKAPKSADAAKGKQLYDSNCVACHGADGKMLNFGSTEDPEYLGTIALDNPWEFIHKVRFGQPGTGMPSGVEQQWSIQDIIDILAHSQTLPK